A genomic segment from Syntrophotalea acetylenivorans encodes:
- a CDS encoding DnaJ domain-containing protein, protein MAGFLSCVGVDAERQSAAYRQQSCRLIQRKGLTMDFSELHEAQQLLELGDRASLKEIKERYRELARRHHPDAGGEQSARMQEINAAYALLLAYLKDYRFSFAEEEFYEQQPEERLRQQFGDDPLWGNK, encoded by the coding sequence ATGGCAGGCTTTCTTTCCTGCGTCGGCGTGGACGCTGAACGCCAATCAGCTGCTTATCGTCAACAATCGTGTCGTCTCATCCAGCGAAAGGGCCTGACTATGGACTTTAGCGAACTGCATGAGGCCCAGCAACTGCTGGAGCTTGGTGACCGGGCGAGCCTCAAGGAGATCAAGGAGCGTTACCGGGAGCTGGCCCGACGGCATCACCCCGATGCCGGTGGGGAGCAAAGCGCGAGGATGCAGGAGATCAACGCCGCCTATGCGTTGTTGCTTGCCTATTTGAAGGATTACCGGTTTTCCTTTGCCGAAGAGGAATTTTACGAACAGCAGCCGGAAGAGCGCCTGCGTCAGCAGTTCGGCGACGATCCCCTGTGGGGTAATAAGTAG
- a CDS encoding PAS domain-containing protein, translating into MSEINQAWENLNTAVVVSDPDFNVTYANKRAYELFDELEIAGLEVGKNMAGCHQPETMVKLKAIYQDFADKKIKINHLTMDGPEGTLTIVNVPFYNGDALGGVVEMVFEGSLA; encoded by the coding sequence ATGAGTGAGATCAACCAAGCTTGGGAAAACCTGAACACGGCTGTTGTTGTATCGGACCCTGATTTTAACGTAACCTACGCTAATAAAAGGGCTTACGAACTCTTTGATGAACTGGAGATTGCCGGACTGGAAGTTGGCAAAAACATGGCAGGCTGCCATCAGCCGGAAACCATGGTCAAATTGAAGGCCATTTACCAGGATTTTGCCGACAAAAAGATCAAGATCAACCACCTGACCATGGACGGCCCCGAAGGGACCCTGACCATCGTTAATGTGCCTTTCTACAATGGCGATGCTCTGGGGGGCGTAGTGGAAATGGTTTTCGAAGGTTCCTTGGCCTGA
- a CDS encoding PEP-CTERM sorting domain-containing protein, translating to MFKKSALLAVLALVLMAPMASHALTVNYDSGTQYNTTSLTGFSTYGDMMDGMSVTAYFAAGGSQTLAWADTVANAGGVTGTSWSLSQSGDTYTNSWSLSSDVTLSQLVIDAAPGDTIFDITWSGSGTPGSASGRTFTTAYTGDLTATYRNLLSVGGNDPVGDLYTLLDLDFGASGFLGNLSFIADTDNAASAGDVVPAVPEPSTFLLFGGGLLGLGYLGRKRMKS from the coding sequence ATGTTTAAGAAATCTGCATTGTTGGCAGTTCTGGCATTGGTGTTGATGGCACCCATGGCGTCGCACGCACTCACTGTTAACTATGATAGTGGCACGCAGTATAACACAACGTCACTTACGGGATTCTCCACCTATGGCGACATGATGGATGGCATGTCTGTGACGGCTTATTTTGCGGCAGGGGGCAGTCAGACCCTCGCTTGGGCAGACACAGTTGCTAATGCTGGTGGAGTCACTGGAACCAGCTGGTCTTTGAGCCAATCCGGAGATACGTATACTAATTCTTGGAGCCTTTCAAGTGATGTAACGTTGTCCCAGCTGGTGATCGATGCTGCACCCGGCGACACCATCTTTGATATCACCTGGAGTGGTTCGGGAACACCGGGTTCAGCGAGTGGCAGAACTTTCACTACCGCTTATACCGGCGATTTAACTGCAACTTACAGAAATCTGCTGAGCGTGGGCGGCAACGACCCGGTAGGCGACCTTTACACCCTGTTGGACCTCGACTTCGGAGCTTCTGGATTCTTGGGTAATCTGAGCTTTATTGCGGATACCGACAATGCAGCTTCTGCCGGGGATGTCGTTCCTGCTGTTCCCGAGCCGTCCACCTTCCTGCTGTTCGGCGGCGGCCTGCTGGGCCTTGGCTACCTCGGCCGTAAGCGCATGAAGAGCTAA
- a CDS encoding MBL fold metallo-hydrolase: MTVRLTILCENTVARPFGLLGEHGFSCYLETPEGKYLFDTGQGQTLVPNARTLGKNLADIDALLISHGHYDHTGGLPQALEANNSLKVYGHPDIFTARYWDIQDQRRYVGIPYQRDYLESLGAHFCLQREMQVIGPGVYLTGEIPRRTAFEKGDSQQLAVSPDGTIQQPDPVADDLSMVVASPKGLILVLGCAHAGLVNILQYVSEKFDGKRIYAVVGGTHLGFAGAEHFEETLKVLDHFQIEKIGVSHCTGLPKAAQLASRLGERFFFASVGTVLTV, translated from the coding sequence ATGACCGTTCGACTGACGATTCTGTGCGAGAATACCGTAGCCAGGCCCTTTGGTCTTCTCGGAGAACACGGTTTTTCCTGCTATCTGGAAACTCCTGAAGGCAAATATTTATTCGACACCGGACAGGGCCAGACTCTGGTTCCCAATGCCCGCACTCTCGGAAAAAATCTGGCGGACATCGATGCACTCCTTATCAGCCACGGTCATTACGACCATACAGGTGGTTTGCCGCAGGCCCTGGAAGCAAACAATAGTCTCAAGGTCTACGGCCATCCCGATATTTTCACCGCTCGTTACTGGGACATTCAAGATCAGCGGCGTTATGTTGGTATCCCCTACCAACGCGATTATCTTGAATCGCTTGGAGCTCATTTTTGCCTGCAACGAGAAATGCAGGTTATCGGCCCAGGGGTTTATCTGACCGGTGAAATTCCACGGCGGACTGCCTTTGAAAAAGGGGATAGCCAGCAACTGGCAGTGTCTCCGGACGGCACTATTCAACAACCCGATCCAGTGGCGGATGACCTATCCATGGTAGTGGCCTCACCGAAAGGGCTGATTCTGGTGCTCGGTTGTGCCCATGCGGGACTGGTGAATATTCTCCAGTATGTATCGGAAAAGTTTGATGGTAAGCGTATCTATGCGGTGGTTGGTGGGACTCATTTAGGGTTTGCCGGCGCCGAGCATTTTGAAGAAACCCTTAAGGTGCTCGATCATTTTCAAATCGAGAAGATCGGTGTTTCTCACTGCACCGGTTTGCCCAAAGCGGCGCAACTGGCTTCTCGCTTGGGAGAACGGTTTTTCTTCGCCAGTGTTGGCACCGTGCTCACGGTCTGA
- the lat gene encoding L-lysine 6-transaminase, giving the protein MIQPNDVKKILSRHMLTEGYDIILDVNRSSGSWFVDERNGERYLDFFSMYASMAVGYNHPRLLDIEAQLGRLAVNKPSNSDVYTIAMAEFVETFSRLAIPGYLPHAFFIDGGALAVENALKTAFDWKVRKNRMAGLRENSGGQVIHFRQAFHGRSGYTLSLTNTHDLRKIKFFPTFDWPRIVNPKVSFPLDEANLAQVLALETQALAEIDRVVQEQGPFIAALIIEPVQGEGGDNHFRREFLQALRTLCDEHDILLIFDEVQTGVGLTGRFWAHEHFDVKPDILAFGKKTQVCGILASRRIDEVGCHVFKERSRINSTFGGNLVDMARCRQILQIIEEEQLLENARCQGERLLFGLQQLAIDFSETVSNPRGLGLMCAFDAPDHLCRDQLVKACFQNKLLLVGCGRRSIRFRPHLIVRAEEIEQCLSILRGVLQRGDYRSLEIHRDPCLGGGP; this is encoded by the coding sequence ATGATTCAACCTAATGACGTGAAAAAGATCCTGTCCCGTCATATGCTGACGGAGGGTTACGATATTATCCTCGATGTAAACCGGTCAAGCGGCAGTTGGTTCGTCGATGAGCGTAACGGCGAACGCTATCTTGATTTTTTCTCCATGTATGCCTCCATGGCGGTTGGTTACAATCATCCCCGTCTGCTGGATATCGAAGCTCAGTTGGGTCGGCTGGCAGTCAACAAACCCTCCAATTCCGATGTTTATACCATCGCCATGGCGGAGTTTGTCGAAACCTTCTCCCGGCTGGCGATTCCCGGGTATTTACCCCATGCTTTTTTCATCGATGGCGGTGCTCTGGCGGTAGAAAATGCCCTCAAGACAGCCTTCGACTGGAAAGTGCGCAAGAACCGCATGGCAGGTCTCCGGGAAAATTCCGGCGGTCAGGTGATCCACTTTCGCCAGGCCTTTCACGGACGCAGCGGGTACACCCTCTCCCTGACCAATACCCACGATCTGCGCAAGATCAAATTTTTTCCTACCTTCGATTGGCCGCGTATCGTTAACCCAAAAGTAAGCTTTCCCCTTGACGAAGCGAACCTGGCGCAGGTTCTTGCCTTGGAAACTCAGGCGCTGGCGGAGATCGATCGCGTCGTTCAGGAGCAGGGCCCCTTTATCGCTGCGCTGATAATTGAACCGGTTCAGGGGGAAGGGGGGGACAACCATTTCCGGCGGGAATTTTTACAAGCCTTGCGCACACTTTGCGATGAGCATGACATTCTGTTGATATTTGATGAGGTACAGACCGGTGTCGGTCTCACAGGTCGTTTCTGGGCACACGAGCACTTCGATGTAAAGCCGGATATCCTGGCCTTTGGGAAAAAGACCCAGGTTTGCGGCATCCTGGCGTCACGGCGTATCGATGAGGTCGGCTGCCACGTCTTTAAGGAGCGTAGCCGTATCAACTCGACCTTTGGCGGCAACCTGGTCGACATGGCCCGCTGTCGGCAAATTTTGCAGATCATCGAAGAAGAGCAGTTGCTGGAAAATGCCCGTTGTCAGGGCGAACGACTGCTCTTTGGACTGCAGCAGTTGGCGATCGATTTTTCCGAGACAGTCAGCAATCCCCGGGGGCTGGGCTTGATGTGCGCTTTCGATGCACCGGATCATCTGTGCCGGGATCAGCTGGTCAAGGCTTGTTTCCAGAACAAGTTGTTGTTGGTGGGTTGCGGTCGTCGCAGTATCCGCTTTCGCCCCCATTTGATCGTTCGTGCCGAGGAAATCGAACAATGCCTCTCTATTCTGCGTGGGGTTTTGCAACGGGGTGATTATCGTAGTCTGGAGATTCATCGCGACCCTTGCCTCGGCGGAGGTCCCTGA
- a CDS encoding FAD-binding oxidoreductase has protein sequence MKQKGKLLADKLGELLQGKVLSEARDLRRFNRDQSIYQIDPLVVALPANLTDVQRLIAFAAEEGLPITARGGGSGTVGSALGSGIVMALPEAGSASEPNGDSWNRIGELAVDAQSARVSVGAGVFHNRLQSYLKAQGFFLPADVSSADISRIGGNIATKASGPHALKYGSIDRFIESLEFVTDRGELVNTADEQTIPLRFKEQLTALQSRVLDDEAARTFLESRAQRKIASGYNLFAFIRELNFGQLLAQLMAGSVGTLGLVMSASLRAEIYQPERAAVLLYFDRLAEAMRAVGVLREVEVSAIEVISRETVRILRQQTKLPTGLTVDAHLLLVEVTGPERFVLLDQVSRDLQRNQVRMAKGQVVARETAQVDEIWALRKQLLWLIRHPAPNLRALSVVNDVGVPPENLAAFVTEVEQVFVRQGMTALIYGHAGSGNLHLRPLFDIHRPDLAEHIRHLADEVYGVVFRHGGTISAEHGMGRLRAPYLQREWGSALYETMRQLKNIFDPQDLFNPGVMFNNRPITDHLRPDFLQRNTQGENDD, from the coding sequence ATGAAACAAAAGGGAAAATTGCTGGCGGACAAACTGGGTGAATTGCTGCAGGGCAAGGTGCTGAGCGAAGCCCGGGACTTGCGACGCTTTAACCGGGACCAGAGTATCTATCAGATCGATCCGCTGGTGGTGGCACTTCCGGCGAATCTGACTGATGTGCAGCGACTGATCGCGTTTGCTGCCGAAGAAGGCCTGCCGATCACTGCCCGGGGCGGGGGGTCAGGCACCGTGGGGAGCGCCTTGGGCAGCGGGATTGTGATGGCCCTGCCGGAAGCCGGATCGGCCAGTGAACCAAACGGTGATTCCTGGAACCGGATCGGGGAGCTTGCCGTCGATGCTCAATCGGCAAGGGTTTCTGTCGGTGCCGGAGTTTTTCACAACCGGTTGCAAAGCTATCTAAAGGCGCAGGGTTTTTTTCTTCCTGCCGATGTCTCCAGTGCGGATATCAGCCGCATCGGTGGCAATATTGCTACCAAGGCCAGCGGCCCTCATGCGCTGAAGTATGGCTCGATCGACCGGTTTATCGAGAGCCTGGAGTTTGTTACTGATCGTGGGGAGTTGGTAAACACTGCCGATGAGCAGACCATCCCTCTGCGCTTTAAAGAGCAACTAACCGCGTTGCAATCCAGGGTGCTGGATGACGAAGCGGCCCGCACCTTTCTCGAGAGCCGCGCTCAAAGAAAGATAGCCAGCGGCTACAATCTGTTTGCTTTTATCCGCGAGTTGAATTTTGGGCAGCTTCTCGCCCAGTTGATGGCCGGCAGTGTCGGTACCCTCGGTCTGGTTATGTCTGCTAGCCTGCGAGCTGAAATTTATCAGCCGGAAAGAGCAGCGGTGTTGCTTTATTTCGATCGCTTGGCCGAAGCGATGCGGGCTGTGGGTGTATTACGTGAAGTCGAAGTGAGCGCCATCGAGGTGATCAGCCGGGAGACGGTGCGCATACTGCGCCAGCAGACCAAACTACCTACAGGTCTGACAGTGGATGCCCACCTGCTGCTGGTCGAAGTGACCGGCCCCGAACGATTTGTTTTGCTGGATCAGGTCAGCAGAGATTTACAACGCAATCAGGTGCGAATGGCCAAGGGGCAGGTCGTGGCAAGGGAGACGGCTCAGGTGGATGAGATTTGGGCTCTGCGCAAGCAGTTGTTGTGGTTGATTCGCCATCCGGCACCCAACCTTCGGGCATTGTCGGTGGTCAACGATGTCGGTGTTCCTCCCGAAAACCTGGCAGCTTTTGTCACCGAGGTGGAACAGGTCTTTGTTCGCCAAGGCATGACGGCCCTAATTTACGGACATGCCGGCAGCGGCAACCTTCATTTGAGACCGTTGTTTGATATTCATCGCCCCGACCTTGCAGAACATATTCGACATTTGGCGGATGAGGTATATGGGGTGGTGTTTCGTCACGGCGGTACCATATCTGCCGAACACGGCATGGGGCGGTTGCGGGCTCCTTACCTGCAGCGGGAATGGGGCTCGGCCCTTTACGAGACCATGCGGCAGCTGAAAAATATTTTCGATCCGCAGGATCTGTTCAATCCGGGAGTGATGTTCAATAACCGGCCGATAACCGATCATCTGCGTCCGGACTTTCTGCAACGGAATACCCAGGGAGAGAATGATGATTGA
- a CDS encoding aldehyde dehydrogenase family protein, giving the protein MDFLRRLHIEAVNYGACTGQDWDEECAEQCFKSISPADGRTIAGVRPASMAACERTIAAAEAAFAEWRQRPAPQRGEIVRQIGLRLRDCKQDLGALVSYEMGKSLQEGLGEVQEMIDICDFAVGQSRMLYGLSMHSERSLHRMYEQYQPLGIVGIVTAFNFPVAVWAWNAMLAAVCGDVSIWKPSSQVPLSAIAVQKIIAGVLKDNELPEGIFSLLIGSGATIGETLLHDERLPLISFTGSVPTGRHAAEVVARRLGRTLLELSGNNAIILTEHADLEVALPAVVFGAVGTAGQRCTTTRRLIVHERIYEKVSRALLKAYRGLRIGHPLDETNHVGPLIDTRAVTAFQDALSAVKEQGGHLLFGGEVLSGKGYESGCYVIPALVEAENHYPIVQQETFGPILYLIRYSGEVTEAIALQNDVRQGLSSAIFTDHLRQAEKFLAASGSDCGIANVNIGTSGAEIGGAFGGEKETGGGRESGSDAWKVYMRRQTVTINYGGELPLAQGIRFELSE; this is encoded by the coding sequence ATGGACTTTCTCAGGCGATTGCATATTGAGGCCGTGAATTACGGTGCCTGTACGGGGCAGGATTGGGACGAGGAATGCGCCGAGCAGTGCTTTAAAAGCATTTCACCAGCCGACGGGCGAACCATTGCGGGGGTGCGACCGGCCTCGATGGCCGCTTGCGAACGGACCATTGCTGCTGCCGAAGCCGCTTTTGCCGAGTGGAGGCAGCGGCCGGCACCCCAGCGGGGCGAAATCGTCAGGCAGATTGGCCTGCGGCTGCGGGACTGCAAGCAAGATCTTGGCGCCCTGGTTTCCTACGAGATGGGAAAGTCGCTGCAGGAAGGGCTTGGCGAGGTTCAGGAAATGATCGACATCTGCGACTTTGCCGTTGGCCAGTCGCGCATGCTCTATGGCCTGAGCATGCATTCGGAACGCTCGCTGCATCGCATGTACGAGCAGTACCAGCCTCTCGGCATCGTCGGCATCGTCACCGCCTTCAACTTCCCGGTGGCGGTATGGGCTTGGAACGCTATGCTCGCTGCGGTGTGCGGTGATGTCTCGATTTGGAAACCTTCCTCTCAAGTGCCTTTGTCGGCCATCGCAGTCCAGAAAATCATTGCCGGTGTGCTGAAGGATAATGAGCTTCCGGAAGGAATCTTTTCTCTGCTGATTGGTTCCGGTGCCACTATTGGCGAAACCTTGTTGCACGATGAGCGGTTGCCGCTGATATCCTTTACCGGGTCGGTTCCGACCGGCCGTCATGCCGCCGAAGTGGTGGCACGGCGCCTGGGACGTACGTTGCTGGAGTTAAGCGGTAACAACGCTATCATTCTAACGGAACACGCGGACCTGGAGGTGGCCCTGCCTGCAGTCGTTTTCGGGGCTGTAGGGACTGCTGGGCAGCGGTGTACCACCACCCGGAGGTTGATCGTTCATGAACGGATCTATGAAAAGGTGAGTCGGGCTTTGCTGAAAGCCTATCGAGGGCTGCGTATCGGTCATCCCCTTGACGAGACCAATCATGTCGGGCCGCTGATCGATACTCGAGCGGTAACCGCCTTTCAGGACGCGCTATCCGCGGTAAAAGAGCAGGGTGGGCATCTTCTGTTCGGTGGCGAGGTGTTGAGTGGTAAAGGCTATGAGTCGGGCTGCTACGTGATCCCGGCTCTCGTCGAGGCTGAGAATCATTACCCCATCGTCCAGCAGGAGACTTTCGGCCCGATTCTCTACCTTATTCGTTATTCCGGCGAAGTGACGGAGGCTATTGCTTTGCAGAACGATGTTCGTCAGGGGCTTTCGTCGGCAATTTTTACCGATCATCTGCGTCAGGCGGAAAAATTTCTTGCCGCTTCGGGGTCCGATTGTGGCATCGCTAACGTCAATATTGGGACCTCGGGGGCTGAGATCGGCGGCGCCTTCGGTGGCGAAAAGGAGACCGGCGGCGGACGCGAATCGGGCTCTGATGCCTGGAAGGTCTATATGCGCCGACAGACGGTAACCATTAACTACGGCGGTGAGTTGCCGCTGGCGCAGGGGATCCGCTTCGAGCTAAGCGAGTAA